The following are encoded together in the Vigna unguiculata cultivar IT97K-499-35 chromosome 2, ASM411807v1, whole genome shotgun sequence genome:
- the LOC114166856 gene encoding LOW QUALITY PROTEIN: plant-specific TFIIB-related protein PTF2 (The sequence of the model RefSeq protein was modified relative to this genomic sequence to represent the inferred CDS: inserted 1 base in 1 codon): MSPSSCSYCGKSSFIRDDESGALICSSCGCVQQFDQFEAQIGGIDGPQGTFIHVGTAGSGSVYSYRERKHFAAKSTIEEVTYSLGLSSKNGDVRSMVNTVTDGEFGQGEWFRVLVGACAYVVMRREDRPLPMAEVASTVGCDVYEIGRMIQRVVDFLDLRPDFPEFDIVHSLERTIKNSXSFSSVERGVIERMRKQGVFLIQCAVKWFLSTGRRPLPLVVAVLVFVAELNGVVVVMEELAKEVHARVSTCRLRYKELLETLVKAAQVLPWGKDVTVKNIIKNAPLVIRYMERKVMLNPGKAQEKRKGLDQAAVDLEDVVAECLRHDNEFEYGVDGVTSRKDLQYFSLESKSVGHADRMQISTECLSVMYKKFLDQNRCAEPLRGSGNARKRFIFQFDILECREWWDGKSELSKKLMLKELMEKDVGVDTMPPSFVNGLLKCKIRKEKINAAKLRIKRIMQPLDANLGDVPVPLDSSCPERRRKRKGMVVDDVDWEDLIIETLVLHQVKDEEIEKGHYNTLLDLHVFNSGIV; the protein is encoded by the exons ATGTCTCCTTCTTCTTGCAGCTACTGTGGCAAAAGCTCATTCATCCGCGACGATGAATCTGGCGCGTTGATATGTTCTTCTTGCGGTTGCGTTCAGCAATTCGACCAATTTGAAGCCCAAATCGGCGGCATCGATGGTCCCCAGGGTACCTTCATCCATGTCGGCACCGCCGGTTCCGGCAGCGTATACTCTTACAGAGAGAGGAAACACTTTGCCGCAAAAAGCACCATCGAGGAAGTAACCTACAGTCTAGGGTTATCTTCCAAGAACGGTGACGTCAGGAGCATGGTGAACACCGTCACCGATGGTGAGTTTGGCCAGGGCGAGTGGTTCCGCGTGCTCGTAGGCGCGTGCGCGTATGTTGTCATGCGGAGGGAGGACCGACCCTTGCCCATGGCTGAGGTTGCCTCCACGGTGGGGTGCGACGTGTATGAAATTGGTAGGATGATTCAGCGTGTTGTTGATTTTTTGGATCTGAGACCTGATTTTCCCGAGTTTGACATTGTGCATTCGTTGGAACGGACAATTAAAAATT AGTCTTTTTCCTCTGTTGAGAGGGGTGTGATTGAGAGGATGCGGAAGCAGGGGGTGTTTTTGATTCAATGTGCGGTGAAGTGGTTTTTGAGCACTGGCCGCCGGCCCCTTCCGCTGGTGGTGGCGGTGTTGGTGTTTGTGGCGGAGTTGAATGGGGTCGTGGTGGTGATGGAGGAATTGGCTAAGGAGGTTCATGCTAGGGTTTCGACTTGTAGGCTTAGATATAAGGAGTTGCTTGAGACGCTTGTGAAGGCTGCGCAGGTGTTGCCTTGGGGTAAGGATGTTACtgttaaaaacattattaagaATGCGCCTTTGGTGATTCGGTATATGGAGAGGAAGGTTATGTTGAATCCTGGGAAGGCTCAGGAGAAGAGGAAGGGCCTTGATCAAGCTGCGGTGGACTTGGAGGATGTGGTTGCTGAATGCTTGAGACATGACAATGAATTTGAATACGGCGTTGATGGTGTGACTTCGCGTAAGGATTTACAGTATTTTTCGTTGGAGAGTAAAAGTGTTGGGCATGCTGACAGGATGCAGATTTCCACTGAATGCTTGTCTGTGATGTATAAGAAGTTCTTAGATCAAAATCGTTGTGCTGAGCCATTGAGAGGGAGTGGAAATGCTCGGAAAAggtttatttttcaatttgatattCTGGAGTGTAGGGAGTGGTGGGATGGAAAATCTGAATTGAGCAAGAAGCTTATGCTTAAAGAACTAATGGAGAAGGATGTTGGTGTGGATACAATGCCGCCATCGTTTGTCAATGGTCTGTTGAAATGTAAAATCAGGAAGGAGAAAATCAATGCTGCTAAGTTGCGCATAAAACGAATTATGCAACCATTAGATGCTAATCTGGGTGATGTTCCTGTCCCTTTAGATAGCTCTTGTCCTGAAAGAAGGAGGAAGAGAAAAGGAATGGTAGTGGACGATGTTGATTGGGAAGACCTTATTATTGAGACCCTTGTTCTTCATCAAGTAAAAGATGAGGAAATTGAGAAGGGGCATTACAATACCTTACTGGATCTACACGTGTTCAACTCTGGGATTGTATGA
- the LOC114171610 gene encoding single-stranded DNA-binding protein WHY1, chloroplastic-like, which translates to MSHIVHAHPLKHLSLPFHSLVPPKFIVPLNRNSSFISPTSLSVRCNHSNLMEPFPPLPQYPSVAELPQRVFADYSVYTARGVLTLTPRPPDFESKASGAFGVSRDGYMLLQFAPSVGTEESIYDWNQKQVFSLSVSEMGTLISLGAMESWEFFRKISKAKSNGIEVRKVLKVEPLLDATGHSFSLSVYKKPANMEEIEENIYLPITRAQLAVLRSIFNYIVPYLLGWNAFASTIKPEVYSQVNSANPRYTANNEWNR; encoded by the exons ATGTCCCACATTGTTCACGCTCACCCCTTAAAACACCTCTCACTACCCTTCCACTCTTTGGTTCCTCCCAAATTCATTGTTCCTTTGAATCGGAACTCTTCTTTCATTTCTCCAACTTCACTCTCTGTCAGATGTAACCACTCCAACCTCATGGAACCATTCCCACCACTGCCACAATATCCTTCAG TTGCAGAATTGCCGCAAAGGGTGTTCGCAGATTACTCCGTTTATACAGCGAGGGGTGTGCTCACCTTGACTCCTAGACCTCCGGATTTTGAATCAAAAGCT TCTGGGGCGTTTGGGGTGTCTAGGGATGGTTATATGTTGCTCCAGTTTGCTCCTTCGGTTGGTACTGAAGAATCCATATATGATTGGAACCAAAAGCAG GTATTCTCACTTTCGGTAAGTGAAATGGGGACTCTAATTAGCCTTGGTGCAATGGAGTCTTGGGAATTTTTTCGTAAGATTTCTAAGGCGAAAAG CAATGGAATTGAAGTCAGAAAAGTTTTGAAGGTGGAACCACTTCTGGATGCTACTGGTCACTCATTTAGCTTAA GTGTTTATAAAAAACCTGCGAACATGGAGGAAATTGAGGAAAACATCTATCTCCCTATTACAAGAGCACAGCTAGCAGTTTTAAGGTCAATTTTCAAT TATATCGTGCCGTACCTTCTAGGTTGGAATGCATTTGCAAGCACCATAAAGCCAGAGGTATATAGTCAAGTGAACAGTGCCAACCCCAGATACACTGCAAACAATGAATGGAACAGATAG